Below is a window of Bacilli bacterium PM5-9 DNA.
TTGCGTATGAAACTCATTATTATTGTGGGCACTGTTATATGTGTACTACTGGTAATTCTCATGTTTGTGAGAATATGAAAATTTTAGGAGTGCATACTGATGGTGTGTGGGCTGATTATGCAGTAATCCCAGCTAATATTGCCTTTAAAATTGATCCTCGTGTTGATTTAAAGTATGCGGCTTTAATGGAGCCATTAGGTAATGCTGTTCATACCATTAACTATTCAAACATTTTAGGAAAACACGTAATAGTTGCTGGAGCTGGTCCAATTGGTTTAATGGCAGCTGAGGTTGCTAAAAAAGGTGGCGCAGCAAGTGTTATTGTTTTAGAAATGAATGAATTTCGTAAAGGAATGTTAAAAGATGTTAATGTAGATGCTATCATTGATCCTGCTAAAGAAGATGCGATTGCAATCGTTAAGGAAATTACCAATGGAAGAATGGCAGATATCTGCCTAGAAATGACAGGTTCACATCAAGCTTTTAACACTTGTATTGACTTAGTACATAATTGTGCTGAAATAAATGTTTTAAGCGTTTTTGGACCAATCGAAATTCCTGTAAGATTTAATGATATTGTCTTTAAAAACTTAAAAATTCAAGGAGTTACTGGAAGAAGAATTTTTGATACATGGCATATTGTTAATGATTTACTTGCAAATATTGTTTTAAATAAAAAAGTTTTAGATGCAGCAATTACTCATGAATTTGCAATGGAAGATTTTGAAAAAGCCTTTGAAACATTAGAAAGTGGTAAAGCAGGAAAAATTATCTTATCAATTAATAAA
It encodes the following:
- a CDS encoding threonine 3-dehydrogenase (product_source=KO:K00060; cath_funfam=3.90.180.10; cog=COG1063; ko=KO:K00060; pfam=PF00107,PF08240; superfamily=50129,51971; tigrfam=TIGR00692) — its product is MRAIVKTKAEKGFELLEIDEPMIQNDDEIKIKVIQSSICGTDYHIYKWDDWSQKNVSIPHINGHEGLAEVVEVGKNVTNVCIGDKIAYETHYYCGHCYMCTTGNSHVCENMKILGVHTDGVWADYAVIPANIAFKIDPRVDLKYAALMEPLGNAVHTINYSNILGKHVIVAGAGPIGLMAAEVAKKGGAASVIVLEMNEFRKGMLKDVNVDAIIDPAKEDAIAIVKEITNGRMADICLEMTGSHQAFNTCIDLVHNCAEINVLSVFGPIEIPVRFNDIVFKNLKIQGVTGRRIFDTWHIVNDLLANIVLNKKVLDAAITHEFAMEDFEKAFETLESGKAGKIILSINK